A section of the Arcobacter roscoffensis genome encodes:
- the sufC gene encoding Fe-S cluster assembly ATPase SufC yields MLSIKDLKVNINEKEILKGLDLEIKEGEIHALMGVNGAGKSTLVKTLSAHYDCEVTGGTITYKKKDLLDLEVSERANEGIFMSFQNPVEVPGVNNSYFLKTAINEKKAYAGEKEIDAMEFLKHVKEETAKYNLDKKLLQRDLNDGFSGGEKKRNELIQLLLLNPDLIMLDEIDSGLDVDAIKTVANVINGMLDGKKSVLMITHYDRLLELIKPDYVHILNDGKIVKTGDYNLALELDEKGFEGIGIKDENK; encoded by the coding sequence ATGTTAAGTATAAAAGATTTAAAAGTAAATATAAATGAAAAAGAGATTTTAAAAGGTCTTGATTTAGAAATCAAAGAAGGGGAAATCCATGCACTTATGGGTGTAAATGGAGCAGGAAAATCTACACTTGTGAAAACTTTAAGTGCCCACTATGACTGTGAGGTTACAGGTGGAACAATAACTTATAAGAAAAAAGACCTACTTGATTTAGAAGTTAGCGAGCGAGCTAATGAAGGTATTTTTATGAGTTTCCAAAACCCTGTTGAAGTTCCAGGTGTTAATAATAGCTACTTTTTAAAAACTGCAATCAATGAAAAAAAAGCCTATGCAGGTGAAAAAGAGATCGATGCAATGGAGTTTTTAAAACATGTAAAAGAAGAAACTGCAAAATATAATCTTGATAAAAAACTTTTACAAAGAGATTTAAATGATGGTTTTAGTGGTGGTGAGAAAAAAAGAAATGAACTAATTCAACTGCTATTATTAAACCCTGATTTAATAATGCTTGATGAAATAGATTCAGGTTTAGATGTGGATGCTATAAAAACAGTTGCAAATGTAATAAATGGTATGTTAGATGGAAAAAAATCAGTTCTTATGATTACTCACTATGATAGACTTTTAGAGTTAATCAAACCTGATTATGTACATATTTTAAATGATGGAAAAATTGTAAAAACTGGAGATTATAATCTAGCCTTAGAACTTGATGAAAAAGGTTTTGAGGGAATAGGAATAAAAGATGAGAATAAGTGA
- a CDS encoding amino acid ABC transporter permease produces MFANISYDFNWPQVYEYKQKFINGFIMTIIISFFALILSFIIGLFFAYAQNSKLIILRFFARFYIEIIRGTPLLVQILIFFYVFANNLGFENRYIVGTFILAIFSGAYVCEIIRAALQSIEKEQFETSLSLGMSNYQMYRYIIFPQAFKGMLPALTGQFASIIKDSSLLSIIAISEFTMNAQEVDAITYSTLESYIPLAIGYLMLTYPISYYTKRLEYNIK; encoded by the coding sequence ATGTTTGCAAATATATCTTATGACTTTAACTGGCCACAAGTATATGAATACAAACAAAAATTTATCAATGGTTTTATAATGACTATAATAATCTCATTTTTTGCATTGATATTAAGTTTTATAATAGGTCTATTTTTTGCATATGCGCAAAATTCAAAACTTATAATTTTAAGATTTTTTGCAAGATTTTACATAGAGATCATTAGAGGTACACCTCTTTTAGTACAAATACTAATTTTCTTTTATGTATTTGCAAATAACTTAGGTTTTGAAAACAGATATATAGTAGGAACTTTTATACTTGCTATTTTCTCAGGTGCTTATGTATGTGAGATTATAAGAGCTGCCCTGCAATCTATTGAAAAAGAGCAATTTGAAACAAGTTTAAGTTTAGGAATGTCTAACTATCAAATGTATAGATATATAATCTTTCCTCAAGCTTTTAAAGGAATGCTTCCTGCACTTACTGGTCAATTTGCTTCTATTATTAAAGACTCATCTTTATTATCTATTATTGCTATTTCAGAATTTACTATGAATGCCCAAGAAGTTGATGCAATAACATACTCAACTTTAGAGAGTTATATTCCTCTTGCCATTGGTTATTTAATGTTAACTTACCCTATTTCGTACTATACTAAGAGATTAGAATATAATATAAAATAG
- a CDS encoding NifS family cysteine desulfurase, with amino-acid sequence MEVYLDNNATTMVDPKVFEEMKPFFIEKYGNPNSLHRFGAGTHPKMLEALNYLYEGINAADEDDIVITANATESINSVIKGIWVDKILNGDKKHIITSEVEHPAVTAACKFLESQGVAVTYLPVNEQGVLEASAVKEYIKEDTALVSIMWANNETGKIFPIKEIGQICKAAGVPFHTDATQAIGKVKVDVQDTNVDYLTFSAHKFHGPKGVGGTYIRKGYTLTPLLHGGEQMGGLRAGTVDVASMVGMGLAMKLATSPIALAHEEGHIKRLRDKLENAILEIPETIVIGGKENRTPNTTLISIRGVEGESMLWDLNQNGVGASTGSACASEDLEANPVMNAFGSDSELAHTGVRLSLSRFNTEEQIDYAINVIKNAVERLRGLSSSYAYAPESHKSAL; translated from the coding sequence ATGGAAGTTTATTTAGACAATAATGCAACAACTATGGTTGACCCAAAAGTTTTTGAAGAGATGAAGCCATTTTTCATTGAAAAATATGGTAACCCAAACTCTTTACATAGGTTTGGAGCAGGAACACATCCTAAAATGCTTGAAGCATTAAATTACTTATATGAAGGTATTAACGCAGCTGATGAAGATGATATTGTAATTACTGCTAATGCAACAGAAAGTATTAATTCAGTTATCAAAGGTATCTGGGTTGACAAAATCTTAAATGGTGATAAAAAACATATCATTACTTCAGAAGTAGAACATCCAGCTGTAACTGCTGCATGTAAATTTTTAGAGTCACAAGGTGTTGCAGTAACTTATTTACCTGTAAATGAACAAGGTGTTTTAGAAGCAAGTGCTGTTAAAGAATACATCAAAGAAGATACAGCGTTAGTTTCTATAATGTGGGCAAACAATGAAACAGGTAAAATTTTCCCTATTAAAGAAATTGGTCAAATTTGTAAAGCAGCTGGTGTTCCTTTCCACACAGATGCAACACAAGCAATAGGAAAAGTAAAAGTAGATGTTCAAGATACAAATGTTGATTACTTAACTTTCTCTGCTCATAAGTTTCATGGACCAAAAGGTGTTGGTGGAACTTATATTAGAAAAGGTTATACATTAACTCCATTATTACATGGTGGTGAACAAATGGGTGGATTAAGAGCTGGAACTGTAGATGTTGCATCTATGGTTGGTATGGGACTTGCTATGAAACTTGCAACTTCTCCTATTGCTTTAGCTCATGAAGAAGGTCACATCAAAAGATTAAGAGATAAGTTAGAAAATGCTATTTTAGAAATTCCAGAAACTATTGTTATTGGTGGAAAAGAAAATAGAACTCCAAATACAACTTTAATATCAATTAGAGGTGTTGAGGGTGAATCAATGTTATGGGATTTAAATCAAAATGGTGTAGGTGCTTCAACAGGAAGTGCTTGTGCAAGTGAAGATTTAGAAGCAAACCCAGTTATGAATGCTTTTGGATCTGATAGTGAATTAGCTCATACAGGTGTTAGATTATCTTTAAGTAGATTTAATACAGAAGAGCAAATTGATTATGCAATCAATGTTATTAAAAACGCAGTTGAGAGATTAAGAGGACTATCGAGTTCTTATGCTTATGCACCTGAATCTCACAAATCAGCTTTATAA
- the argH gene encoding argininosuccinate lyase, with protein sequence MSNQNNQILKNTNAQILDEFNASIMFDKELYSQDIKGSIAHSQMLWEQGVLTKEEQEAIENGLLQVKEEIESGKFEFTLATEDIHMAVESRLTEIIGEPGKKLHTARSRNDQVATDFRLYVQEKSLSIKDQLKQLVEVFVDVASKHTETLIPGMTHLQHAQPLNFAYHMLAYANMFKRDLERFESSYERNNYSPLGSAALAGTPHNIDRNSTCQKLGFTAPTAHAMDTVSDRDFALEILFNISTSMMHISRISEELITWSSYEFQFVRMSDEYATTSSIMPQKKNPDVPELLRGKTGRVYGNLISLLTVMKGLPLAYNKDTQEDKEGVFDSVKTIEISLKILTEVIKTMIVNVDKMENACKIGHLSATDLADYLVQKQNMAFRTAYYITKDVVAQANSLNKDISELTIDEIRSSNDELKDISEEIVMYLDLRNSMNARTSLGGTSTKQTVYQIEEFKKWLASK encoded by the coding sequence ATGTCAAATCAAAATAATCAAATATTAAAAAATACTAATGCTCAAATTTTAGATGAATTTAACGCGTCTATTATGTTTGATAAAGAGTTGTACTCTCAAGATATAAAAGGAAGTATCGCTCACTCACAAATGCTTTGGGAGCAAGGAGTTCTTACAAAAGAAGAACAAGAAGCTATTGAAAATGGTTTACTTCAAGTAAAAGAAGAAATAGAATCAGGTAAATTTGAATTTACATTAGCTACAGAAGATATTCATATGGCAGTTGAGTCAAGACTTACAGAAATCATAGGTGAGCCTGGTAAAAAACTTCATACAGCTAGAAGTAGAAACGACCAAGTTGCAACAGACTTTAGACTTTATGTACAAGAAAAATCTTTAAGTATTAAAGATCAATTAAAACAATTAGTTGAAGTTTTTGTAGATGTAGCTTCAAAACATACTGAAACATTAATTCCTGGAATGACTCACTTACAACACGCACAACCTTTAAACTTTGCTTATCATATGTTAGCGTATGCAAATATGTTTAAAAGAGATTTAGAGAGATTTGAAAGCTCGTATGAGAGAAATAATTATTCACCACTTGGAAGTGCAGCACTTGCTGGAACTCCTCATAATATAGATAGAAATTCAACTTGCCAAAAACTTGGTTTTACTGCACCTACAGCTCATGCTATGGATACTGTATCAGATAGAGATTTTGCACTAGAAATTTTATTTAATATTTCAACTTCTATGATGCATATTAGTAGAATCTCAGAAGAGTTAATTACTTGGTCTTCTTATGAATTCCAATTTGTAAGAATGTCAGATGAGTATGCTACAACTTCATCTATTATGCCTCAAAAGAAAAACCCTGATGTACCTGAATTATTAAGAGGTAAAACAGGAAGAGTTTATGGAAACTTAATCTCACTTCTTACAGTAATGAAAGGTTTACCATTAGCATATAATAAAGATACTCAAGAAGATAAAGAGGGTGTTTTTGATTCTGTTAAAACTATAGAAATCTCACTTAAAATTTTAACAGAAGTTATTAAAACTATGATTGTAAATGTAGATAAAATGGAAAATGCTTGTAAAATAGGTCACTTAAGTGCTACGGATTTAGCTGATTATTTAGTACAAAAACAAAATATGGCATTTAGAACAGCTTATTATATTACAAAAGATGTGGTTGCTCAAGCTAATTCTTTAAATAAAGATATTAGTGAATTAACAATTGATGAGATTAGAAGCTCAAATGATGAATTAAAAGATATTAGTGAAGAAATAGTAATGTATTTAGATTTAAGAAACTCTATGAATGCTAGAACTTCATTAGGTGGAACATCAACAAAACAAACTGTTTATCAAATAGAAGAGTTTAAAAAGTGGTTAGCTTCTAAGTAA
- a CDS encoding transporter substrate-binding domain-containing protein: protein MKNKILLLITLFTAVLFTACDNKTQNNEEIKETKKEVLKVGMELAYPPFEMSDIDGNPQGVSVDFARKLGEHLGREVVIENTAWAGLIPSLKTGKIDLIISSMTITEERKKSIDFSTPYAQSSLAILANKESGVTSIDELNVSGKKIAVKKGSTGHVYATKNLKNAEILVFDKENACVLEVVQGKADGFLYDQLTIYKNYVQHKDTTVALLKPFQKDFEYWGVALRKDDPLKTKVDEFIKEAKANGTFDKFANKHLKEAKATFDELDIPFFF, encoded by the coding sequence ATGAAAAATAAAATATTACTACTTATTACACTATTTACTGCTGTATTATTTACAGCTTGTGATAATAAAACACAAAACAATGAAGAAATAAAAGAAACAAAAAAAGAAGTTTTAAAAGTTGGTATGGAACTTGCTTACCCTCCTTTTGAAATGAGTGATATTGATGGTAATCCACAAGGTGTATCAGTTGACTTTGCTAGAAAACTAGGTGAACATTTAGGAAGAGAAGTTGTTATTGAAAATACTGCATGGGCAGGATTAATTCCATCACTTAAAACTGGAAAGATTGATTTAATTATCTCATCAATGACTATAACAGAAGAGAGAAAAAAATCAATTGATTTTTCAACTCCTTATGCTCAATCATCTTTAGCTATCTTAGCAAATAAAGAATCTGGTGTTACTTCAATTGATGAATTAAATGTTTCAGGTAAAAAGATTGCAGTAAAAAAAGGTTCAACTGGACATGTTTATGCAACAAAAAATCTTAAAAATGCAGAAATTTTAGTATTTGATAAAGAAAATGCTTGTGTATTAGAAGTAGTTCAAGGTAAAGCAGATGGTTTCTTATATGATCAATTAACTATTTATAAAAACTATGTTCAACATAAAGATACAACAGTTGCACTTTTAAAACCTTTTCAAAAAGATTTTGAATACTGGGGTGTTGCTTTAAGAAAAGATGATCCTTTAAAAACAAAAGTTGATGAGTTTATTAAAGAAGCAAAAGCAAATGGAACATTTGATAAGTTTGCAAATAAGCACTTAAAAGAAGCAAAAGCTACTTTTGATGAGCTTGATATTCCATTCTTTTTCTAG
- a CDS encoding chemotaxis protein CheV, giving the protein MSGISGSVEQMTQGHLRNVQQLAVFYTGHNNIYAINIAKVKAFIIRDEVTINDTPKESDVIAGIATIRGEPVTLINLDVWLGLPALDISEYKLIIYCEFNHKKIGFLVKDMLDIVEKTTDQLRHSEETNARITYTTYVKVDNNDELCTVFNAEQLLRDVGWTDDGEDDVRKYVEDKLDGSKLILAAEDSGVAREVLNKFFKRTGVRFEVYTDGTQLLKRIEELEPKDIGMVITDIEMPGTDGFQVASFIKNNSKYEHIPVIVNSSMTTDAVRGKMNQIGVDGFVGKTDIQSLYDMTKRFL; this is encoded by the coding sequence ATGAGTGGTATTAGTGGTAGTGTTGAGCAAATGACTCAAGGTCATTTACGAAACGTTCAACAATTAGCTGTTTTTTACACTGGTCATAATAATATTTATGCAATTAATATAGCAAAAGTAAAAGCTTTCATAATCAGAGATGAAGTTACTATTAATGATACACCAAAAGAGAGTGATGTAATTGCGGGTATTGCCACTATTAGAGGTGAACCTGTAACATTAATCAACCTTGATGTATGGTTAGGCCTTCCTGCTTTAGATATAAGTGAATATAAACTTATTATCTATTGTGAGTTTAATCATAAAAAAATTGGTTTCTTAGTAAAAGATATGCTTGATATTGTAGAAAAAACTACTGATCAATTAAGACACTCAGAAGAAACTAATGCAAGAATCACTTACACAACTTACGTAAAAGTTGATAATAATGATGAACTATGTACAGTATTTAATGCCGAACAACTATTAAGAGATGTGGGTTGGACTGATGATGGTGAAGATGATGTTAGAAAATATGTTGAAGATAAACTTGATGGCTCAAAACTTATCTTAGCAGCTGAAGATTCAGGTGTAGCAAGAGAAGTTTTAAATAAATTCTTTAAAAGAACAGGTGTGAGATTTGAAGTATACACAGATGGTACACAGCTTTTAAAAAGAATTGAAGAATTAGAGCCTAAAGATATTGGTATGGTTATTACTGATATTGAAATGCCTGGGACTGATGGTTTCCAAGTTGCTTCATTTATTAAAAATAATAGTAAATATGAACATATTCCTGTTATTGTAAACTCTTCAATGACAACTGATGCGGTAAGAGGAAAAATGAATCAAATTGGTGTTGATGGATTTGTTGGTAAAACTGATATTCAATCACTTTACGATATGACAAAAAGATTCTTATAA
- the sufB gene encoding Fe-S cluster assembly protein SufB, with protein MSQNQQIHDVINSDYKLGFETLVESDTFPKGLNEDVIKAISAKKDEPQWLLDFRLKAYEKWKSMEEPDWANLKYPTIDYQDIAYYSAPKKPLGSLDEVDPEILKTYEKLGIPLEEQKQLAGVAVDAVFDSVSVKTTYQEELEELGIIFCSISEAANKYPELLKQYLASVVPVGDNFFTCLNSAVFTDGSFVYIPPNTRCPMELSTYFRINALDTGQFERTLIICDEGSYVSYNEGCSAPTRDERQLHAAVVELVTLDNAQIKYSTIQNWYPGDEQGKGGILNFVTKRGLCKGDNSKISWTQVETGSSLTWKYPSCVLKGDNSVGEFYSVAISSKAQQADTGTKMIHLGKNTKSTIISKGISAMQGINAYRGLVRVGKNAHNARNISECDSLLIGNACNAHTYPYHEVKNMTAKIEHEATTSKISDEQLFYIEQRGINPENAVSMIVNGFCKEVLKELPMEFAAEAKELLNISLEGSVG; from the coding sequence ATGAGTCAAAATCAACAGATACATGATGTTATTAATAGTGATTATAAATTAGGATTTGAAACTTTAGTAGAAAGTGATACATTTCCTAAGGGTTTAAATGAAGATGTTATTAAAGCAATTTCAGCAAAAAAAGATGAACCCCAATGGCTTTTAGATTTTAGATTAAAAGCTTATGAAAAGTGGAAGAGTATGGAAGAGCCTGATTGGGCGAATTTAAAATATCCTACAATAGATTATCAAGACATTGCATACTATTCTGCACCAAAAAAACCTTTAGGTTCACTTGATGAAGTTGATCCTGAGATTTTAAAAACATATGAAAAGTTAGGTATTCCTTTAGAGGAACAAAAGCAATTAGCAGGTGTTGCAGTTGATGCTGTATTTGATTCAGTATCAGTTAAGACAACTTATCAAGAAGAATTAGAAGAGTTAGGAATTATTTTCTGTTCTATTTCAGAAGCTGCAAATAAATATCCAGAACTTTTAAAACAATACTTAGCTTCTGTCGTTCCTGTTGGTGATAACTTTTTTACCTGTTTAAACTCTGCTGTATTTACAGATGGAAGTTTTGTATATATTCCACCAAACACTAGATGTCCAATGGAGTTATCAACTTACTTTAGAATAAATGCCTTAGATACAGGTCAGTTTGAGAGAACTTTAATCATCTGTGATGAGGGAAGTTATGTATCATACAATGAAGGATGTTCAGCTCCTACAAGAGATGAGAGACAACTTCACGCAGCAGTTGTTGAATTAGTTACTTTAGATAATGCACAAATAAAATATTCGACTATTCAAAACTGGTACCCAGGTGATGAACAAGGTAAAGGTGGTATTTTAAACTTTGTTACTAAAAGAGGTTTATGTAAGGGTGATAACTCAAAAATCTCTTGGACACAAGTTGAAACAGGTTCAAGTTTAACATGGAAATATCCTTCATGTGTTCTAAAAGGTGATAATAGTGTTGGTGAGTTTTACTCAGTAGCTATTTCATCAAAAGCCCAACAAGCTGATACTGGTACAAAAATGATACATTTAGGTAAAAATACTAAATCAACTATTATCTCAAAAGGTATTTCTGCAATGCAAGGAATAAATGCCTATAGAGGATTAGTAAGAGTTGGTAAAAATGCCCATAATGCAAGAAATATCTCTGAATGTGATTCACTTCTTATTGGAAATGCCTGTAATGCGCATACATATCCATACCATGAAGTTAAAAATATGACTGCAAAAATTGAGCATGAAGCAACAACTTCAAAAATTTCAGATGAGCAACTATTCTATATAGAACAAAGAGGTATTAACCCTGAAAATGCAGTATCTATGATAGTTAATGGTTTCTGTAAAGAAGTATTAAAAGAATTACCAATGGAGTTTGCAGCAGAAGCTAAAGAGCTGTTAAATATATCACTTGAGGGAAGTGTTGGATAA
- a CDS encoding tRNA threonylcarbamoyladenosine dehydratase, translating into MQYDRTIKLFGQDKFDKFKDVNLILLGVGGVGSFALDALYNTGIKNITIVDFDTYEESNMNRQMGSHGNIGRVKVDALKEKYPEVTAIHAKVTPEWIDNFDFSQYDYILDAIDDVTPKVHLIKRYYTKVITTSGGAKRIDPSKIEFKSIWDTYNDPFIKKIRTQLKKEGFKRKFKVIFSSENPNCIEKGSFEGVTGSFGLMMASVAMQKILRKMEK; encoded by the coding sequence ATGCAGTATGATAGAACTATAAAACTTTTTGGTCAAGATAAATTTGACAAATTTAAAGATGTAAACCTTATACTTTTAGGTGTTGGTGGAGTGGGAAGCTTTGCTTTAGATGCACTTTACAATACAGGGATAAAAAACATTACAATAGTTGATTTTGATACTTATGAAGAATCAAATATGAATAGACAAATGGGAAGCCATGGAAACATTGGTAGAGTTAAAGTAGATGCTTTAAAAGAAAAATATCCAGAAGTTACAGCAATTCATGCAAAAGTTACTCCTGAGTGGATTGACAATTTTGATTTTTCACAATATGATTATATATTAGATGCAATTGATGATGTAACACCAAAAGTTCATCTTATCAAAAGATACTACACAAAAGTAATTACTACAAGTGGTGGTGCTAAAAGAATAGATCCAAGTAAAATTGAATTTAAATCTATATGGGACACATACAATGACCCATTTATTAAGAAAATAAGAACACAACTTAAGAAAGAAGGCTTTAAAAGAAAATTTAAAGTAATATTTTCATCAGAAAACCCAAACTGTATAGAAAAAGGAAGCTTTGAGGGAGTAACAGGTTCTTTTGGTCTAATGATGGCATCGGTTGCAATGCAAAAGATTCTAAGAAAAATGGAAAAATAA
- the greA gene encoding transcription elongation factor GreA, giving the protein MEKEPMTNAGYAKITGELDFLKSKERPHTVIELDEARQLGDLKENAEYHAAKDKLALIDAQIAELGAVISKAVIIDPSTLPHDRISFGSTVKLVDTATDEEFTYAIVGGVESSAEKGLISFNSPLAKQLLGKEEGDEVTATLPGTTRTFEILEVFYKEFSL; this is encoded by the coding sequence ATGGAAAAAGAACCTATGACAAATGCAGGATATGCAAAAATTACAGGGGAATTAGACTTTTTAAAATCTAAAGAAAGACCTCATACTGTAATTGAATTAGATGAAGCAAGACAACTTGGTGATCTAAAAGAAAATGCAGAATATCATGCAGCTAAAGATAAACTAGCACTAATTGATGCTCAAATTGCTGAATTAGGTGCAGTTATTTCAAAGGCAGTGATTATTGATCCTTCAACACTTCCTCATGATAGAATAAGTTTTGGATCAACTGTAAAATTAGTTGATACTGCAACAGATGAAGAGTTTACATATGCAATTGTAGGTGGAGTTGAGTCAAGTGCTGAAAAAGGTCTTATCTCATTTAATTCTCCTTTAGCAAAACAGCTTTTAGGTAAAGAAGAGGGTGATGAAGTTACTGCTACTTTACCAGGAACTACAAGAACTTTTGAAATTTTAGAAGTATTTTACAAGGAGTTTAGTTTATAA
- a CDS encoding iron-sulfur cluster assembly scaffold protein, whose product MAKNDLISGSIWDEYSNEVVNRMNNPQHQGEITEERAKELNAKLIIADFGAESCGDAVRLYWAVDESNDKILESKFKSFGCGTAIASSDVMAELCVGKTVDEAVKITNIDVEHALRDNPDTPAVPPQKMHCSVMAYDVIKKAAGEYKGVDMESFEEEEIICECARVTLATIKEVIKLNNLKTVEEITDYTKAGAFCKSCIKPGGHEEKDIYLVDILKDTRASMEEEQLKSAADASQAGSLSFDKMTLVQRIKAIDSLLDDEIRPMLAMDGGNMEIIDIKENLPHYDLYIRYLGSCSGCASGSTGTLYAIESVLQQKIDENLRVLPI is encoded by the coding sequence ATGGCTAAAAATGATTTAATTAGCGGTTCAATTTGGGATGAGTACTCAAACGAAGTAGTAAATAGAATGAATAATCCACAACATCAAGGTGAGATTACAGAAGAGAGAGCGAAAGAGTTAAATGCAAAATTAATTATTGCTGATTTTGGAGCTGAATCATGTGGTGACGCAGTAAGATTATACTGGGCAGTTGATGAGTCAAATGATAAAATTTTAGAATCAAAATTCAAATCTTTTGGTTGTGGTACTGCAATTGCATCTTCTGATGTTATGGCTGAATTATGTGTTGGAAAAACTGTAGATGAAGCTGTAAAGATTACAAATATTGATGTTGAACATGCACTAAGAGATAATCCAGATACTCCTGCTGTTCCACCTCAAAAAATGCACTGTTCTGTAATGGCTTATGATGTTATCAAAAAAGCTGCTGGAGAGTACAAAGGTGTAGATATGGAATCTTTTGAGGAAGAGGAAATTATCTGTGAATGTGCAAGAGTTACTTTAGCTACTATCAAAGAAGTTATTAAATTAAATAATTTAAAAACTGTTGAAGAAATTACAGATTATACAAAAGCAGGAGCTTTCTGTAAATCATGTATTAAGCCTGGTGGACATGAAGAAAAAGATATTTACTTAGTAGATATTTTAAAAGATACTAGAGCTTCTATGGAAGAAGAACAATTAAAATCTGCTGCTGATGCAAGCCAAGCTGGATCTTTATCATTTGATAAAATGACTTTAGTTCAAAGAATTAAAGCTATTGATTCATTATTAGATGATGAAATTAGACCAATGTTAGCAATGGACGGTGGTAATATGGAAATTATTGATATTAAAGAAAACTTACCTCACTATGACTTATACATTAGATACTTAGGTTCATGTTCAGGATGTGCTTCTGGAAGTACTGGAACATTATATGCAATTGAATCTGTATTACAACAAAAGATTGATGAAAACTTAAGAGTTTTACCAATCTAA